One genomic segment of Aliarcobacter cibarius includes these proteins:
- the metK gene encoding methionine adenosyltransferase codes for MKKTQYLFTSEVVSPGHPDKCADIIADSIVDKLIIEDSNSRVASEVFVAGKHVVIGGEVKSNAKLSFHDYENLVKDALAKIGYDGKSAFTKEQALHPDDVQVQVLLNQQSPDISQGVDQETGEIGAGDQGIMFGFASNEAAEFMPAAIVYARRLCDKVYQYALNNKDKFGVDIKTQVTIDYETKENFENCLPRKIHTIVVSAPSVEGLKIDEVRAIIQDLIDNAGLPSKLYDKNSTIIHINPTGRYVNHSSLHDSGLTGRKLIVDSFGGYAPIGGGAQSSKDYTKVDRSGLYAARWIAKHIVASGLAKKAIVQISYAIGVARPTSVAVDTMGTFTKHNDDVLSQFVMENFPLTPKWITNKFNLDKPSSTTFLYADVAARGQVGQPDYPWEKLDELDKFKNI; via the coding sequence ATGAAAAAAACTCAATATCTGTTTACAAGTGAAGTTGTAAGCCCTGGTCACCCTGATAAATGTGCTGATATTATTGCTGATAGTATAGTTGATAAATTAATAATTGAAGATAGTAATAGTAGAGTAGCTAGTGAAGTTTTTGTAGCTGGAAAGCATGTTGTTATTGGTGGTGAAGTAAAATCAAATGCAAAATTAAGTTTTCATGATTATGAAAATTTAGTAAAAGATGCACTAGCAAAAATTGGATATGATGGTAAAAGTGCTTTTACAAAAGAGCAAGCACTTCATCCTGATGATGTACAAGTTCAAGTTTTATTAAATCAACAAAGTCCAGATATTTCTCAAGGAGTTGATCAAGAAACTGGAGAAATTGGAGCAGGAGATCAAGGAATTATGTTTGGATTTGCTTCAAATGAAGCAGCTGAATTTATGCCTGCAGCAATTGTATATGCAAGAAGACTTTGTGATAAAGTTTATCAATATGCTTTAAATAATAAAGATAAATTTGGGGTTGATATTAAAACTCAAGTTACAATTGATTATGAAACAAAAGAAAACTTTGAAAATTGTCTTCCTAGAAAGATTCATACAATTGTAGTTTCAGCTCCATCAGTAGAAGGTTTAAAAATAGATGAAGTAAGAGCTATTATTCAAGATTTAATTGATAATGCAGGACTTCCAAGTAAATTGTATGATAAAAATAGTACAATTATTCATATTAATCCAACAGGAAGATATGTAAACCATTCATCACTTCATGACAGTGGGTTAACGGGAAGAAAGCTAATTGTTGATAGCTTTGGAGGATATGCACCAATTGGTGGTGGAGCTCAAAGCAGTAAAGATTATACTAAAGTTGATAGAAGTGGCCTTTATGCAGCAAGATGGATTGCAAAACATATCGTTGCATCTGGACTTGCTAAAAAAGCTATTGTTCAAATATCTTATGCTATTGGAGTAGCTAGACCGACTTCAGTTGCAGTTGATACTATGGGAACATTTACTAAACATAATGATGATGTGCTATCTCAATTTGTAATGGAAAATTTCCCATTAACACCAAAATGGATTACTAATAAATTTAATTTAGATAAACCAAGTTCAACTACATTTTTATATGCTGATGTTGCAGCACGTGGACAAGTTGGTCAACCTGACTATCCATGGGAAAAATTAGATGAATTGGATAAATTTAAAAATATCTAA
- the accD gene encoding acetyl-CoA carboxylase, carboxyltransferase subunit beta, which translates to MDLRNLFSKISFDNKNKEQATKKDAPSHWVKCPDCNALMFFKEVENQDNVCPKCSFHMRVGAKRRIEILSDEGSFVEFDANLKPNDPLKFVDKLSYKKRVEEGYEKTGRVSSVISGECTINSIPVQLVVFDFAFMGGSLGSVEGEKIVRAVNRAIAKREPLIIVSASGGARMQESTFSLMQMAKTSAALKKLDSHKLPYISILTDPTMGGVSASFAFLGDIIMAEPGALIGFAGQRVIKQTIGADLPEGFQRAEFLLEKGSIDMVVNRREMKKTLTDLLTIFKNEEKIS; encoded by the coding sequence ATGGATTTAAGAAACCTATTTAGCAAAATTTCATTTGATAATAAAAATAAAGAACAAGCAACAAAAAAAGATGCACCAAGTCACTGGGTTAAATGTCCTGATTGTAATGCTTTAATGTTTTTTAAAGAGGTTGAAAATCAAGATAATGTTTGCCCCAAATGTAGTTTTCATATGAGAGTTGGGGCAAAAAGAAGAATAGAAATTCTAAGTGATGAAGGAAGTTTTGTTGAGTTTGATGCAAATTTAAAACCTAATGATCCTTTAAAATTTGTTGATAAACTTTCATACAAAAAAAGAGTGGAAGAGGGTTATGAGAAAACGGGAAGAGTATCTAGTGTAATTAGTGGTGAGTGTACTATTAATTCTATTCCTGTTCAATTGGTTGTTTTTGATTTTGCTTTTATGGGTGGAAGTCTAGGTAGTGTTGAAGGTGAAAAAATTGTACGAGCTGTAAATAGGGCTATTGCTAAAAGAGAACCTCTTATTATTGTATCTGCTTCTGGTGGAGCTAGAATGCAAGAGTCAACTTTTTCTTTGATGCAAATGGCAAAAACTAGTGCAGCATTAAAAAAACTAGATAGTCACAAATTACCATATATCTCTATTTTAACAGATCCTACTATGGGTGGAGTTTCTGCTTCTTTTGCATTTTTAGGTGATATTATCATGGCTGAACCAGGAGCTTTAATTGGATTTGCTGGTCAGAGAGTAATTAAACAAACTATAGGTGCTGATTTACCTGAAGGATTTCAAAGAGCGGAATTTTTATTAGAAAAAGGTTCTATTGATATGGTTGTAAATAGAAGAGAAATGAAAAAAACTCTTACAGATTTACTTACTATATTTAAAAATGAAGAAAAAATATCTTAA
- a CDS encoding thiamine phosphate synthase produces MSSNLEKALGFNLKAFNYLYVLCDYESLLKRDISLNKFLEILKKYDVKILQYRDKISDLDIQKQNLDFLRKNLNIPIIINDKIELIDYADGLHLGQEDFSKVHTDKKIAVKLLRAKIKDKLLGLSTHNEIEILEANSLEIDMIGLGAYRPTNTKDISNILEDKLPYLAKISKHPVCAIGGVRVDDVIENVHFNTVGSAILNED; encoded by the coding sequence ATGTCTTCAAATTTAGAAAAAGCTTTAGGGTTTAACCTAAAAGCTTTTAATTACTTATATGTTTTATGCGACTATGAATCTCTTTTGAAAAGAGATATATCTCTTAATAAATTTTTAGAAATTTTAAAGAAATATGATGTAAAAATTTTACAATATAGAGATAAGATTTCAGATTTAGATATTCAAAAACAAAATTTAGATTTTTTAAGAAAAAATTTAAATATCCCAATAATAATAAATGATAAAATCGAGCTGATAGATTATGCAGATGGACTGCATTTAGGGCAAGAAGATTTTTCAAAAGTTCACACTGATAAAAAAATTGCTGTAAAGCTTTTAAGAGCAAAAATAAAAGATAAACTTTTAGGTCTTTCTACACATAATGAAATAGAAATATTAGAAGCAAATAGCTTGGAAATAGATATGATAGGTTTAGGAGCTTACAGACCTACAAATACAAAAGATATATCAAATATCTTAGAAGACAAGTTACCTTATCTTGCAAAAATATCTAAACATCCAGTTTGCGCTATTGGTGGTGTAAGAGTTGATGATGTTATAGAAAATGTTCATTTTAATACAGTTGGAAGTGCAATTTTAAATGAAGATTAA
- a CDS encoding 23S rRNA (pseudouridine(1915)-N(3))-methyltransferase RlmH: MKINIYSIVKPSTDSFDKLIKEFIKMSSKYAKVEVFYIFNKDIAKAQTIGENESKEIYTKTYLPYLKGYNIALDVLGKSVDSFAFSKLLEDKNEVNFFIGGAYGFQREFLDKCDTTISLSNLTFAHKVATLVLSEQIFRSLAIINNHPYHK; encoded by the coding sequence ATGAAGATTAACATATATTCTATTGTAAAGCCTTCAACTGATAGCTTTGATAAACTTATAAAAGAGTTTATTAAAATGTCAAGTAAATACGCAAAAGTTGAAGTTTTTTATATATTTAATAAAGATATAGCAAAAGCTCAAACTATTGGTGAAAACGAATCAAAAGAGATTTATACAAAAACTTATTTACCATATTTAAAAGGTTATAATATAGCTCTTGATGTGTTAGGTAAAAGTGTAGATAGTTTTGCTTTTTCTAAGTTATTAGAAGATAAAAATGAGGTAAATTTTTTTATTGGTGGTGCATATGGTTTTCAAAGAGAGTTTTTAGACAAATGTGATACTACTATTTCATTAAGTAATTTAACTTTTGCACATAAAGTTGCTACTTTGGTTTTGAGTGAACAGATATTTAGGTCATTAGCTATTATAAACAATCATCCATATCATAAATAA
- a CDS encoding tRNA dihydrouridine synthase: protein MKKKLDFSKPLVVLAPLAGYTDLPFRSVVKKFGADLTISEMISSNALVYKSERTLKMIEKSPTEDPYFVQIAGNSVDLVKAAVEILNDVEGIDGIDLNCGCPAPKVFNHGSGSNLLGDLKKLEEILSTIKKYSKKDYTSAKVRLGVNEKIPVEIGKVVEACGVDFVSVHGRTRAGKYKAPVDYDAIKQMKEAVSIPVIANGDIKDYKKAKEVLQYTNADGVMIGRGAIGKPWVFYQLKHELEDIDNSIKKEIILEHYDKMLEFHGDYGAVIFRKLLHAYSKGYTGANEFRDLVNGISDTKIMRDLIESFF from the coding sequence ATGAAAAAAAAATTAGATTTTAGCAAGCCCTTAGTAGTGCTTGCACCACTAGCAGGATACACAGATTTACCATTTAGAAGTGTTGTTAAAAAATTTGGAGCAGATCTTACAATATCAGAAATGATTAGTTCAAATGCTTTAGTTTATAAAAGTGAAAGAACACTTAAAATGATAGAAAAATCTCCAACAGAAGATCCATATTTTGTGCAAATAGCTGGAAATAGTGTTGATTTAGTAAAAGCTGCTGTTGAGATACTAAACGATGTTGAAGGTATTGATGGAATAGATTTAAACTGTGGTTGTCCAGCTCCAAAAGTTTTTAATCACGGTAGCGGTTCTAACTTACTTGGTGATTTAAAAAAACTTGAAGAGATATTAAGTACTATCAAAAAATATTCAAAAAAAGATTATACAAGTGCTAAAGTAAGACTTGGTGTAAATGAAAAAATCCCAGTTGAAATTGGAAAAGTAGTAGAAGCTTGTGGAGTTGATTTTGTATCTGTTCATGGAAGAACAAGAGCAGGAAAATATAAGGCTCCTGTTGATTATGATGCTATAAAACAGATGAAAGAAGCTGTTTCTATTCCAGTTATTGCAAATGGTGATATTAAGGATTACAAAAAAGCAAAAGAGGTTTTACAGTACACTAATGCTGATGGTGTTATGATAGGACGAGGTGCTATTGGAAAACCTTGGGTTTTTTATCAATTAAAACATGAATTAGAAGACATAGATAATTCTATTAAAAAAGAGATTATTCTTGAACACTATGACAAAATGCTTGAATTTCATGGAGATTATGGTGCAGTAATCTTTAGAAAACTTCTTCATGCCTACTCAAAAGGCTATACTGGTGCAAATGAATTTAGAGATTTAGTAAATGGCATTAGTGATACAAAAATTATGAGAGACTTAATAGAAAGCTTCTTTTAA
- a CDS encoding 50S ribosomal protein L11 methyltransferase: MSEYYFELSVKPENHYELFLDLLESLTEDAIEENEGVITIRSEDELEDFLEPLNKFSKALNAKCKINYEKKESIDWIKKYQDSIQAVEVGNFYVRPSWIEEKKEKINLLIDPALAFGSGHHETTSSCLLAIDEFVNKNDNLLDVGTGSGILAIAAAKKGAIVDVCDTDEICIESTMSNFNLNSEKIHYSWVGSVNKAEKKYDVVVANIIADVLVMIANDLKNATKEGGILILSGILEKHEKRVLNKFSDLEELKIIHKNEWVTMIFKNIKGSN; the protein is encoded by the coding sequence TTGTCTGAATACTATTTTGAATTATCTGTCAAACCAGAAAATCATTACGAACTTTTTTTAGATTTGCTTGAATCTTTAACTGAGGATGCAATCGAAGAAAATGAAGGTGTAATAACTATCAGAAGTGAAGATGAACTTGAAGATTTTCTTGAACCTTTAAATAAATTTTCAAAAGCTTTAAATGCAAAATGCAAAATAAATTATGAAAAAAAAGAGAGTATTGATTGGATTAAAAAATATCAAGACTCAATTCAAGCAGTTGAAGTTGGTAACTTTTATGTAAGACCATCTTGGATAGAAGAAAAAAAAGAAAAAATAAATCTTTTAATAGATCCAGCACTTGCTTTTGGGTCTGGACATCATGAAACAACATCATCTTGCTTGCTTGCTATTGATGAGTTCGTAAATAAAAATGACAATTTACTAGATGTAGGAACTGGAAGTGGTATTTTAGCAATAGCTGCAGCAAAAAAAGGTGCGATTGTTGATGTTTGCGATACAGATGAAATTTGTATTGAAAGTACAATGTCAAATTTTAACTTAAATAGCGAAAAAATTCATTATTCATGGGTTGGTTCTGTAAATAAAGCAGAAAAAAAATATGATGTAGTTGTTGCAAATATTATTGCTGATGTTTTAGTAATGATTGCTAATGATTTGAAAAATGCTACTAAAGAGGGAGGTATTTTAATACTTTCTGGTATTTTAGAGAAACATGAGAAGAGAGTGTTAAATAAATTTAGTGATTTAGAAGAGTTAAAGATTATTCACAAAAATGAGTGGGTAACTATGATATTTAAAAATATTAAGGGGTCAAATTGA
- the ftsH gene encoding ATP-dependent zinc metalloprotease FtsH, producing the protein MINKPQQNDNKNSNNNGNNFFNNNPLLVFVLFSMVTIFAFKAIFPEEQVTNMGANGQTISGTSSNRTIPYSELKKLISSGKVEYVGIGSTQVRALSKGEAGQNITYTARRVIPDDTLIPELEKNGIGYGGINEENLLSDILFGWVLPIFLFFAIWMFLVKRMQKSMGGGSGGILGIGSSKKMINSEKPNVKFDDMAGNKEAKEEVQEVVDFLKAPDRYVRLGAQIPKGVLLVGPPGTGKTLLAKAVAGEADVQFLSVSGSAFIEMFVGVGASRVRDLFEQAKKVAPAIIFIDEIDAIGKSRASGGPMGGNDEREQTLNQLLAEMDGFSTETAPVIVLAATNRPEVLDPALLRPGRFDRQVLVDKPDYEGRIEILNVHIKDVKIAKDVDLKEVAKMTAGLAGADLANIINEAALLAGRANKNQVEASDFKEAVERQIAGLEKKSRRISPKERKIVAYHESGHAVMAEITKGAKKVNKVSIVPRGLAALGYTLNTPEENKYLMQKHELLAEVDVLLGGRAAEEVFIGEISTGAGNDLERATNIIKSMATVYGMSDIAGLMVLERRTNQFLGGQTQKDFSDAMAKDLDDHVKNTLNERYSIVLNSLKENRSAIEQMTAELLEIEVITGERVREIIKENGGTIFEDEDLHTEALSKDVEEKAKDKTDVDSLEDSKEDVTENSDNNPNN; encoded by the coding sequence TTGATAAATAAACCACAACAAAATGATAATAAAAATTCAAATAATAATGGTAACAATTTTTTTAATAACAATCCACTATTAGTATTTGTTTTATTCTCAATGGTAACGATTTTTGCTTTTAAAGCAATCTTCCCTGAAGAACAAGTTACTAATATGGGTGCTAATGGACAAACAATATCAGGTACAAGTTCAAATAGAACAATTCCTTATTCTGAATTAAAAAAATTAATATCTAGTGGAAAAGTTGAGTATGTAGGTATTGGTAGCACTCAAGTTAGAGCTTTGAGTAAAGGTGAAGCAGGACAGAATATAACTTATACAGCAAGAAGAGTTATTCCTGATGATACACTAATTCCTGAGTTAGAGAAAAATGGTATTGGATATGGAGGAATAAACGAAGAAAATCTTTTATCTGATATTCTTTTTGGATGGGTTTTACCAATATTTTTATTTTTTGCTATTTGGATGTTTTTGGTTAAAAGAATGCAAAAATCTATGGGTGGTGGTTCAGGAGGAATTCTTGGAATTGGTTCGTCTAAAAAAATGATAAATTCTGAGAAACCAAATGTAAAATTTGATGATATGGCCGGAAATAAGGAGGCAAAAGAAGAAGTTCAAGAAGTTGTTGATTTCTTAAAAGCTCCAGATAGATATGTTAGATTAGGAGCTCAGATTCCAAAAGGTGTATTACTAGTAGGACCTCCAGGTACAGGTAAAACTTTACTTGCAAAAGCAGTAGCAGGTGAAGCAGATGTTCAATTTTTATCTGTTTCAGGTTCAGCATTTATTGAAATGTTTGTTGGAGTTGGAGCATCTAGAGTTAGAGATTTATTTGAACAAGCTAAAAAAGTAGCTCCCGCTATCATTTTTATAGACGAAATTGATGCAATTGGTAAAAGTAGAGCTAGTGGTGGACCAATGGGTGGAAATGACGAAAGAGAACAAACTCTAAATCAACTTTTAGCAGAAATGGATGGTTTTTCTACTGAAACTGCACCTGTAATAGTCCTAGCGGCTACGAATAGACCAGAAGTTTTAGATCCTGCACTTTTAAGACCAGGAAGATTTGACAGACAAGTTTTAGTTGATAAACCTGATTATGAAGGTAGAATTGAAATTTTAAATGTTCATATTAAAGATGTAAAAATAGCAAAAGATGTAGATTTAAAAGAAGTTGCTAAAATGACAGCAGGTCTTGCTGGAGCTGATTTAGCAAATATTATAAATGAAGCAGCACTTCTTGCTGGAAGAGCAAATAAAAATCAAGTTGAAGCAAGTGATTTTAAAGAAGCGGTAGAGAGACAAATAGCAGGTTTAGAGAAAAAATCTAGAAGAATATCTCCAAAAGAGAGAAAAATTGTTGCATATCACGAAAGTGGGCATGCTGTTATGGCAGAAATTACAAAAGGTGCTAAAAAAGTAAATAAAGTATCTATTGTTCCAAGAGGATTAGCTGCTCTTGGATATACACTTAACACACCTGAAGAGAATAAATACTTAATGCAAAAACATGAGTTATTAGCAGAAGTTGATGTACTTCTTGGTGGTCGTGCTGCAGAAGAGGTATTTATTGGAGAGATTAGTACAGGAGCTGGAAACGACTTAGAAAGAGCGACAAATATTATAAAATCTATGGCAACTGTTTATGGAATGAGTGATATAGCTGGACTAATGGTTCTAGAAAGACGAACTAACCAATTTTTAGGTGGACAAACACAAAAAGATTTTTCTGATGCAATGGCTAAAGATTTAGATGATCATGTTAAGAATACTTTAAATGAAAGATATAGTATCGTACTTAATTCATTAAAAGAAAATAGAAGTGCAATTGAGCAAATGACAGCTGAACTTCTTGAAATAGAAGTAATAACTGGTGAAAGAGTAAGAGAAATTATCAAAGAGAATGGTGGAACTATTTTTGAAGATGAAGATTTACATACAGAAGCTTTGAGTAAAGATGTAGAAGAAAAAGCAAAAGATAAAACAGATGTAGACTCTTTAGAGGATTCTAAAGAAGATGTTACAGAAAATAGTGATAACAATCCAAATAATTAA
- a CDS encoding AI-2E family transporter, with product MKPTYFLIALALVLLFFIVELFNPFLKALIVSVLLTISTSSLTTKLEKNIKNRILSTTIITLGMTALFFIPILYCIFSFATFFNQFDQNLLISNLNQIKNTAHGIIIEFPFLNDFFKNFISKIDIGKGVQEAVAISTFLGKNSAKFVIDMIMILVFFFFFTLYSTQIAKFSKELLPMKNEDSTILFNESSSVMSVVFYSILVTAIFQGFLFGFFLKFFGYDSLLFGVLYGFASLIPVIGGAIMWLPIAIYEATTGSVTNALVIAIYSIVVISLIADTFIKPLIINYINKKVIKSPTKINSLLIFFSIVAGLSTFGFWGMIIGPALVSLFISIMYLLKKYSVDLN from the coding sequence TTGAAACCTACATATTTTTTAATTGCACTCGCTTTAGTTTTGCTATTCTTCATAGTTGAACTATTTAATCCTTTTTTAAAAGCATTAATTGTTTCTGTTTTACTTACAATTTCAACTAGTTCTTTGACTACAAAACTTGAAAAAAATATAAAAAATAGAATCTTATCAACAACTATAATAACTTTAGGAATGACTGCACTATTTTTCATTCCTATTTTGTATTGTATTTTTTCATTTGCAACATTTTTCAATCAGTTTGATCAAAACCTTCTAATTTCAAATTTAAACCAAATAAAAAATACAGCTCATGGAATAATTATTGAATTTCCATTCTTAAATGATTTTTTCAAAAATTTTATTTCAAAAATTGATATAGGAAAAGGTGTTCAAGAAGCTGTAGCAATTAGCACATTTTTAGGTAAAAATTCTGCAAAATTTGTTATTGATATGATTATGATTTTAGTATTTTTCTTCTTTTTTACATTGTATTCAACACAAATTGCAAAATTCTCAAAAGAGCTATTGCCTATGAAAAATGAAGATTCTACAATACTTTTTAATGAATCTTCAAGTGTAATGAGTGTTGTCTTTTACTCTATTTTAGTAACTGCAATTTTTCAAGGTTTCTTATTTGGATTCTTTTTGAAATTTTTTGGTTATGATTCACTTTTATTTGGAGTTTTATATGGTTTTGCTTCTTTAATTCCTGTAATTGGTGGAGCAATTATGTGGCTTCCTATAGCGATTTATGAAGCAACTACTGGTTCTGTTACAAATGCATTGGTTATTGCTATTTATTCTATTGTAGTAATCTCTTTAATAGCAGATACTTTCATAAAACCACTTATAATAAATTATATAAATAAAAAAGTAATAAAAAGCCCTACAAAAATAAACTCTTTATTAATTTTCTTCTCAATAGTAGCTGGACTTTCAACATTTGGTTTTTGGGGAATGATTATAGGACCTGCATTAGTAAGTTTATTTATTTCTATTATGTATTTATTAAAAAAATATTCTGTCGATTTAAACTAA
- the ruvB gene encoding Holliday junction branch migration DNA helicase RuvB, whose product MQRLVEVEQISFEEESNEQSLRPSSWEDYIGQEKIKKNLRVFIDASKKRGEALDHILFYGPPGLGKTTLSYLISNEMKTNIKVTAGPMIEKSGDLAAILTNLEEGDILFIDEIHRLSAAVEEILYPAMEDYRLDIIIGSGPAAQTVKIDLPRFTLIGATTRAGMLSNPLRERFGMHFRMQFYTEEELAKIIQKASLKLGIKSLDDAALEMSRRSRGTPRVALRLLRRVRDFSQVANDKEINLTRCKYALDELGINENGFDEMDINLLELLISNRGKPMGLSTIAAALSEDEGTIEDAIEPYLLANGYIERTARGRVASIKSYEMFRLTPPKQKFDDEQGSLF is encoded by the coding sequence ATGCAAAGATTAGTGGAAGTTGAACAAATCTCTTTTGAAGAAGAGAGTAATGAACAAAGTCTAAGACCTTCTTCTTGGGAAGATTATATAGGTCAAGAAAAAATCAAAAAAAATTTAAGAGTGTTTATAGATGCTTCGAAAAAAAGAGGTGAAGCCCTAGATCATATTCTATTTTATGGACCTCCAGGACTTGGTAAAACTACCCTTTCATATTTAATTTCAAATGAAATGAAAACAAATATAAAAGTAACAGCTGGTCCAATGATAGAAAAAAGCGGTGACTTAGCAGCAATTTTGACAAATCTTGAAGAAGGCGATATCTTATTTATTGATGAAATTCATCGTCTTTCAGCAGCCGTAGAAGAGATACTTTATCCTGCTATGGAAGATTATAGATTAGATATTATAATAGGCTCTGGACCTGCTGCTCAAACTGTAAAAATAGATCTTCCAAGATTTACTTTAATTGGAGCAACAACTAGAGCTGGAATGCTTTCAAATCCTTTAAGAGAAAGATTTGGAATGCATTTTAGAATGCAATTTTATACAGAAGAAGAGTTAGCAAAAATCATCCAAAAAGCATCTTTAAAATTAGGTATTAAAAGTCTAGATGATGCTGCATTAGAAATGTCAAGAAGAAGCAGAGGAACGCCTAGAGTTGCATTAAGGCTTTTAAGAAGAGTTAGAGATTTCTCACAAGTTGCAAATGACAAAGAGATAAATTTAACAAGATGTAAATATGCTTTAGATGAATTAGGTATAAATGAAAATGGTTTTGATGAGATGGATATAAATCTTCTAGAACTACTTATATCAAATAGAGGAAAACCTATGGGATTATCAACTATTGCAGCAGCACTAAGTGAAGATGAAGGAACTATTGAAGATGCAATAGAGCCTTATTTACTTGCTAATGGTTACATAGAAAGAACAGCTAGAGGAAGAGTTGCTAGTATTAAATCCTATGAAATGTTTAGACTAACTCCACCAAAACAAAAATTTGATGATGAACAAGGAAGCCTATTTTGA
- the panB gene encoding 3-methyl-2-oxobutanoate hydroxymethyltransferase produces MSIIVNNLEKMNITKIKQAKNKYKLTVITAYDALFANLFSKSADMILVGDSLNMSFAGKKDTLSASLEQMIYHTNAVCNGAKDSFVITDMPFGTYINKDEALRNCAKIYQETNASAVKIEGGEDRADIIKHLTSNSIAVMGHIGLMPQYVRSEGGYKVRGKTLEDEEQLIRDAIAVEKAGAFAIVVEGVMSEVAKKITQAVNIPTIGIGAGNQTNGQVLVWSDMLGFFEEFKPKFVRHYLNGASLVKNAVEQYRIDVQTQNFPNKEEEY; encoded by the coding sequence ATGAGTATAATTGTAAATAATTTAGAAAAAATGAATATTACAAAAATTAAACAAGCAAAAAATAAATATAAACTTACAGTAATTACTGCTTATGATGCGCTTTTTGCAAATTTATTTTCAAAAAGTGCTGATATGATTTTAGTTGGGGATAGCCTAAATATGAGCTTTGCTGGTAAAAAAGATACATTAAGTGCATCTTTGGAGCAAATGATTTATCACACAAATGCAGTTTGTAATGGAGCAAAAGATTCCTTTGTAATAACAGATATGCCATTTGGAACTTACATAAATAAAGATGAAGCTTTAAGAAACTGTGCAAAAATTTATCAAGAAACAAATGCCAGTGCTGTAAAAATTGAAGGTGGAGAAGATAGAGCTGATATTATAAAACACCTAACATCTAACTCTATTGCTGTTATGGGACATATTGGTCTTATGCCACAGTATGTAAGAAGTGAAGGCGGATATAAAGTAAGAGGAAAAACTTTAGAAGATGAAGAACAACTAATTCGTGATGCAATTGCTGTTGAAAAAGCTGGTGCATTTGCTATTGTGGTTGAAGGTGTTATGAGTGAAGTTGCAAAAAAAATAACACAAGCGGTAAATATTCCAACAATTGGAATTGGAGCAGGAAATCAAACAAATGGTCAAGTTTTAGTTTGGTCTGATATGTTAGGATTTTTTGAAGAGTTTAAACCAAAATTTGTAAGACACTACTTAAATGGTGCTTCTTTAGTAAAAAATGCAGTTGAGCAATACAGAATTGATGTTCAAACACAAAATTTCCCAAATAAAGAAGAAGAGTATTAA
- the trpA gene encoding tryptophan synthase subunit alpha, with protein MKKLVAYITSSFPNNNFTVDLAYKLKESGVDILELGVPFSDPVADGPVIEKANLKALESGFKLQDLFEVSSKIGKDIDTLWMGYANPFHHYGIENFLKKAQEYNISGTIIPDLPFEMAKKYSDLYEEYGKANITFVAPTTPKDRIKMLVENSQKFIYMVAYAGITGSGKSEDLSEIIKNIKEFTNTPLYIGFGVDEKTCKEKSKDVDGVIVGSAFVKHLLDDSLSNHEKINKISSLALEIKNKINE; from the coding sequence TTGAAAAAACTTGTTGCTTACATTACGTCATCATTCCCAAATAACAATTTTACAGTAGATTTAGCTTATAAGCTAAAAGAGAGTGGGGTTGATATATTAGAATTGGGAGTACCATTTTCAGATCCAGTTGCAGATGGTCCAGTTATAGAAAAAGCAAATTTAAAAGCATTAGAAAGTGGTTTTAAACTTCAAGATTTATTTGAAGTATCTTCTAAAATCGGAAAAGATATTGATACTTTATGGATGGGGTATGCCAATCCTTTTCATCATTATGGAATAGAAAATTTTTTAAAAAAAGCACAAGAATATAATATTTCAGGAACTATAATTCCAGATCTTCCATTTGAAATGGCTAAAAAGTATAGTGATTTATATGAAGAATATGGAAAAGCAAATATTACTTTTGTAGCGCCAACAACGCCTAAAGATAGAATTAAAATGCTTGTTGAAAATTCACAAAAATTTATTTATATGGTTGCTTATGCTGGAATAACAGGTAGTGGAAAAAGTGAAGATTTATCAGAGATTATAAAGAATATTAAAGAATTTACAAATACACCATTGTACATTGGTTTTGGTGTTGATGAGAAAACATGTAAAGAGAAATCAAAAGATGTTGATGGTGTAATTGTAGGAAGTGCTTTTGTTAAACATCTATTAGATGATAGTTTAAGTAATCATGAAAAAATAAATAAAATATCAAGCTTGGCTTTAGAGATTAAAAACAAGATAAATGAATAA